The nucleotide window TCGGGTGGCGTGTGGAACGCCGCGCGGCTCGCGCTCGCGCTCTGGTTTGCGCCGGCGATCTTTGGCGCGGTGACGGTCTTCACCGGCAACCCGGCATGGGCCACGGTGGTGCACAAGCTGCTCGCGGCCTCGCTGCTCGGCGTGCTCGCCACGGCGGCGATTCGCGCGGGTGGGCTCGGTGGCGCCGCTGCGGTGGTGGCGAAGGGCACGCCCAAAGCGGTGGGCGGCGCGACCGCGGCCGCGGGCCTCGCGCTGATCGTGGTGCTCATGGGCGGCCTCACGGCCAAGGTGGAAGGCGCGGCGGTCGCGTGCGCCGGCTTCCCGCTCTGCGGCGAAGGCTCCATCGCGGGCGGCGCGCAGCATGTGCAGCTCACGCACCGGTTGCTCGCGTACGCGCTCGTGCTGCATCTCATCTCGCTGCCCATGGTCTTCCGCAAGCGCGGAGAAGCCTCGCCCGTACTCAAGGCCGCGTGGCTCGGGCTCGCGCTGGGTGTGCTGCAGGTCGTGTGGGCCGCGTGGATGGTGAC belongs to Gemmatimonadaceae bacterium and includes:
- a CDS encoding COX15/CtaA family protein, with protein sequence MSSSAAPVAVRRAAYAALGVSLVHIIFGAIVRISGSGMGCGDNWPKCYGYWIPPFERIDLIIEVTHRYLALALFVSIAALVATAFSHRKVPAVGASGGVWNAARLALALWFAPAIFGAVTVFTGNPAWATVVHKLLAASLLGVLATAAIRAGGLGGAAAVVAKGTPKAVGGATAAAGLALIVVLMGGLTAKVEGAAVACAGFPLCGEGSIAGGAQHVQLTHRLLAYALVLHLISLPMVFRKRGEASPVLKAAWLGLALGVLQVVWAAWMVTGGFPGVVRSLHQATGILIWVTTFSMAYLARIASGRSTVGAQVTGTAPMGRPAVSAAT